In a single window of the bacterium genome:
- a CDS encoding NAD-dependent protein deacylase: protein MFDEALIRRLRAARHIAALTGAGISAESGLPTFRDPQTGLWARYRPEDLATPEAFARDPALVWRWYEWRRSRVAKAEPNPAHHALVCIETLVPRFTLITQNVDGLHERAGSRNVIELHGRIQRTKCSREGRLVEAWDDGAVPPRCPACGAPLRPDVVWFGESLPPGAFERAVAAAGDCDALLVIGTSGVVYPAAGLVPLARRAGAAIVVVNTAPPDAPLGPDEWHLTGPAAKVLPALVEAVWADEGRLRCPPRPSAPPLPTAG from the coding sequence ATGTTCGACGAAGCGCTGATCCGACGGTTGCGTGCCGCGCGTCACATCGCGGCGCTGACGGGCGCGGGCATCTCGGCCGAGAGCGGGCTGCCCACGTTCCGCGATCCGCAGACGGGGCTGTGGGCGCGCTACCGGCCCGAAGACCTGGCCACGCCGGAAGCGTTCGCGCGCGACCCGGCGCTGGTCTGGCGCTGGTACGAGTGGCGGCGCTCGCGGGTGGCGAAGGCCGAGCCGAACCCGGCGCACCACGCGCTGGTCTGCATCGAGACGCTCGTCCCACGCTTCACGCTGATCACGCAGAACGTGGATGGGCTGCACGAGCGGGCGGGCAGCCGCAACGTGATCGAGCTGCACGGCCGCATCCAGCGCACGAAGTGCTCGCGGGAGGGGCGGCTGGTCGAGGCGTGGGACGACGGCGCCGTGCCGCCGCGCTGCCCGGCGTGCGGCGCGCCGCTGCGGCCGGACGTGGTGTGGTTCGGCGAGTCGCTGCCGCCGGGCGCGTTCGAGCGGGCCGTCGCGGCGGCCGGAGATTGTGACGCGCTGCTCGTGATCGGAACGTCGGGCGTGGTGTACCCCGCGGCCGGGCTGGTTCCACTCGCCAGACGCGCCGGGGCGGCGATCGTGGTGGTCAACACCGCGCCGCCGGACGCGCCGCTCGGGCCGGACGAGTGGCACCTGACCGGCCCGGCGGCAAAGGTTCTGCCGGCGCTGGTGGAAGCGGTGTGGGCGGACGAGGGACGGCTCAGATGTCCTCCTCGACCCTCAGCCCCTCCGCTTCCAACCGCTGGATGA
- a CDS encoding MATE family efflux transporter has translation MGDAMGVQVDGAPGPVQEARGRWWRTVSDAVWGRGSDPTRGPVGRAVLLLAIPMVLEMLMESVFAVVDIFFVSMLGAEAVAAVGLTETLLSLVYTVAAGVGIGVTALVARRIGEQDEDAAARATVQAVALGAALAAVLGVAGIVYARPLLRLMGASADVVAVGAGYTAVSLGSSGVVLLLFLLNAAFRGAGDAAVAMRVLWLANGLNIALDPLLIFGLGPFPAMGVTGAAVATAVSRATGVAFQLGVLLRADGRLRIRGRHVRIQPAIMWRLVRLSGTGTLQGLIGTVSWIGLARIIAEFGSEALAGYTIAIRVILFALLPAWGFGNAAATMVGQGLGAGDPDRAERAVWLAGLMNLVLLGSAATVSLIAAPGIIALFGTDGATSAYAIRCLRIVSLGFYPYAFGAVLTQAFNGAGDVWTATLLNLASIWVFEFPLAWMLAFPLGLGADGVFIALACSFSALSVLSALVFRRGRWRRVVV, from the coding sequence ATGGGCGATGCGATGGGTGTGCAGGTGGATGGGGCGCCGGGGCCGGTGCAGGAGGCGCGGGGCCGCTGGTGGCGGACCGTGAGCGACGCCGTCTGGGGCCGCGGCAGCGACCCGACGCGCGGGCCGGTGGGCCGCGCGGTGCTGCTGCTCGCGATCCCCATGGTGCTCGAGATGCTCATGGAGTCCGTGTTCGCCGTGGTGGACATCTTCTTCGTGTCCATGCTGGGCGCGGAGGCGGTGGCGGCGGTCGGGCTGACCGAGACGCTCCTGTCGCTGGTGTACACGGTGGCGGCCGGGGTCGGCATCGGCGTGACCGCGCTGGTCGCCCGGCGCATCGGCGAGCAGGACGAGGACGCCGCGGCGCGGGCGACGGTGCAGGCGGTGGCGCTGGGCGCCGCGCTCGCGGCGGTGCTGGGTGTTGCGGGCATCGTCTATGCGCGCCCGCTGCTGCGCCTCATGGGCGCGTCCGCGGACGTGGTGGCGGTGGGCGCCGGCTACACCGCGGTTTCGCTCGGCAGCAGCGGCGTCGTCCTGCTGCTCTTCCTGCTGAACGCGGCGTTCCGCGGCGCGGGCGACGCGGCGGTCGCCATGCGCGTGCTGTGGTTGGCCAACGGGCTCAACATCGCCCTGGATCCGCTGCTCATCTTCGGGCTCGGCCCGTTCCCCGCGATGGGCGTGACCGGCGCGGCGGTGGCAACGGCGGTGAGCCGCGCGACCGGCGTCGCGTTCCAGCTCGGCGTACTGCTCCGCGCGGACGGGCGCCTGCGCATCCGGGGGAGACACGTGCGCATCCAGCCGGCGATCATGTGGCGGCTCGTCCGTCTCTCCGGCACGGGGACGCTCCAGGGACTCATCGGCACGGTGAGCTGGATCGGGCTCGCACGCATCATCGCGGAGTTCGGCAGTGAGGCGCTGGCGGGGTACACGATCGCCATCCGCGTCATCCTGTTCGCGCTGCTGCCCGCGTGGGGCTTCGGCAACGCGGCGGCCACGATGGTGGGGCAGGGGCTGGGGGCCGGGGATCCGGACCGGGCGGAGCGCGCCGTCTGGCTGGCCGGGCTCATGAACCTCGTCCTCCTGGGCAGCGCCGCGACCGTGTCCCTCATCGCGGCGCCGGGAATCATCGCTCTGTTCGGCACCGACGGGGCCACGAGCGCATACGCCATCCGCTGCCTGCGCATCGTGAGCCTGGGTTTCTATCCGTACGCCTTCGGGGCGGTGCTCACGCAGGCGTTCAACGGCGCGGGCGACGTCTGGACCGCAACGCTTCTGAACCTGGCGAGCATCTGGGTGTTCGAGTTCCCGCTGGCGTGGATGCTCGCGTTCCCGCTGGGCCTGGGCGCGGACGGCGTGTTCATCGCCCTCGCCTGTTCGTTCTCCGCGCTGAGCGTGCTGAGCGCGCTGGTGTTCCGCCGCGGGCGGTGGCGCCGGGTGGTGGTGTGA
- a CDS encoding gfo/Idh/MocA family oxidoreductase — translation MIGVGIIGYGVMGRTHAAAYAAAAEAGIDCRLIGIYSRSMRSGGGNLAQQSQTGALPPETRIYTSADELLADERIHVVSICTHTDSHVELALAALAAGKHVIVEKPVALTAEAVRPLAEAAARASTLCMPAMCMRFWPGWPWLYEQIRTGVFGAVRSASFERVGAQPDWSPHFYRNVELTGGPLHELHVHDADFVLWCFGEPAAVHTVGDASRFTTRYRYGGGDPSIAATGGWVDDPGFPFHMRYRVEFEDAVADFAHDRDDPLLLTRGGETRPVPLPATTGYEAEVLHFLEAVRDGRRDLRVTMDDALAVARLLDAEAASLASGEPVSLR, via the coding sequence GTGATCGGCGTCGGCATCATCGGGTACGGCGTGATGGGGCGCACGCACGCGGCCGCGTACGCCGCGGCGGCGGAGGCCGGCATCGACTGCCGCCTGATCGGCATCTACAGCCGCTCGATGCGGTCCGGGGGCGGCAACCTGGCACAGCAATCGCAGACTGGCGCACTTCCTCCGGAGACGCGGATCTACACCAGCGCGGACGAGCTGCTCGCGGACGAGCGGATCCACGTCGTCAGCATCTGCACGCACACGGACAGCCACGTCGAGCTGGCGCTGGCCGCGCTCGCCGCGGGCAAGCACGTGATCGTGGAGAAGCCGGTGGCGCTCACGGCGGAGGCGGTCCGCCCGCTGGCCGAGGCCGCGGCCCGCGCCTCGACGCTCTGCATGCCCGCCATGTGCATGCGCTTCTGGCCGGGCTGGCCGTGGCTCTACGAGCAGATCCGCACGGGCGTGTTCGGCGCGGTCCGCAGCGCGAGCTTCGAGCGCGTGGGCGCGCAGCCGGACTGGTCGCCGCACTTCTACAGGAACGTCGAGCTGACGGGTGGTCCGCTGCACGAGCTGCACGTCCACGACGCGGACTTCGTGCTCTGGTGCTTCGGCGAGCCGGCCGCGGTGCACACGGTCGGTGATGCGAGCCGGTTCACCACCCGCTACCGCTACGGAGGCGGGGATCCGTCGATCGCGGCGACGGGAGGGTGGGTGGACGATCCCGGGTTCCCCTTCCACATGCGTTATCGGGTCGAGTTCGAGGACGCCGTGGCCGACTTCGCGCACGACCGCGACGACCCGCTGCTGCTCACCCGCGGCGGCGAGACGCGGCCCGTCCCGTTGCCGGCCACCACGGGCTACGAGGCGGAGGTGCTTCACTTCCTCGAAGCCGTGCGCGACGGGCGGCGCGACCTGCGGGTGACGATGGACGACGCGCTGGCGGTCGCCCGACTGCTGGATGCGGAGGCGGCGAGTCTGGCCTCCGGGGAGCCGGTCTCGCTGCGCTGA
- a CDS encoding aquaporin, with translation MVRSPTRIALAEAIGTFTLVFAGVLAINAATLAGESEPSSLVAVAFAHGLAILVMVAALAAISGAHFNPAITLGFVVAGRMPIRQAAVYWAAQIVGAVVAALIVAAAFGRFAVGEGTPALAPNVSALAGIVLEAIGTFFLVLVVFGTAVDERAPASVFPIAIGLTIAADILAFGPLTGGAVNPARAFGPALVSGAWTDHLVYWAGPLIGGAVAGLVMEHGIGVRAKSAEVSERGGPERGEARAA, from the coding sequence ATGGTCAGATCTCCCACGCGGATCGCCCTCGCCGAAGCGATCGGCACGTTCACGCTGGTGTTCGCCGGTGTGCTCGCGATCAACGCCGCGACGCTGGCGGGCGAGTCGGAACCGAGCAGTCTGGTGGCCGTGGCGTTCGCGCACGGGCTCGCGATCCTGGTGATGGTGGCCGCGCTCGCCGCGATCTCCGGCGCCCATTTCAACCCGGCGATCACCCTGGGCTTCGTGGTGGCGGGCCGGATGCCGATCCGGCAGGCGGCGGTGTACTGGGCCGCCCAGATCGTCGGCGCCGTGGTGGCGGCGCTGATCGTCGCTGCCGCGTTCGGCCGGTTCGCGGTGGGCGAGGGGACTCCTGCGCTGGCGCCGAACGTGAGCGCGCTGGCCGGCATCGTGCTGGAGGCGATCGGCACGTTCTTCCTGGTGCTCGTCGTGTTCGGCACGGCGGTGGACGAGCGGGCGCCCGCGTCGGTGTTCCCGATCGCCATCGGCCTCACCATCGCTGCGGACATCCTGGCGTTCGGGCCGTTGACCGGCGGGGCGGTCAATCCGGCGCGCGCGTTCGGCCCGGCGCTCGTCTCCGGCGCGTGGACGGACCACCTGGTCTACTGGGCCGGCCCGCTGATCGGCGGCGCCGTCGCCGGTCTGGTGATGGAGCACGGCATCGGCGTCCGCGCGAAGTCGGCGGAGGTGAGCGAGCGCGGCGGGCCCGAGCGCGGCGAGGCCCGGGCGGCGTAG
- a CDS encoding xylose isomerase, producing the protein MAENDVVVPEPERGSGGGAGGVPDPKPERAGPGVQLRPRLAVCTWSLRPRTVQELVARVRATGLNAVQLALEPIRSGALPLDEVRAAFDAAGIRIVSGMMEPVGEDYSTLESIRRTGGLVPDETWGANRVVAQESARLAEVLGITLVTFHAGFIPHDPSDPRRGVLADRIREVARVFAERGVRVALETGQETADTLAELLDDLGDTGVGVNFDPANMILYGMGDPVQALRRLAPWVRQVHIKDAIASGRPGEWGTEVPVGEGQVDWAAFFDVLRAAELRVDLVIEREAGNQRVEDVRRAREVIARHIDVAD; encoded by the coding sequence ATGGCAGAGAACGACGTCGTCGTCCCGGAGCCCGAGCGTGGCTCCGGGGGCGGTGCGGGTGGAGTGCCGGATCCGAAGCCGGAGCGGGCGGGTCCGGGCGTGCAGCTCCGCCCGCGGCTGGCGGTGTGCACGTGGTCGCTCCGGCCGCGCACGGTCCAGGAGCTGGTGGCCCGCGTGCGTGCGACGGGTCTGAATGCGGTGCAGCTCGCGCTGGAGCCGATCCGCTCGGGCGCGCTGCCGCTGGACGAGGTGCGCGCGGCGTTCGACGCGGCCGGCATCCGGATCGTCTCGGGGATGATGGAGCCGGTGGGCGAGGACTACAGCACGCTGGAGTCGATCCGTCGCACCGGCGGGCTCGTGCCGGACGAGACGTGGGGAGCGAACCGGGTGGTGGCGCAGGAGAGCGCGCGCCTCGCGGAGGTGCTGGGCATCACGCTGGTCACGTTCCATGCGGGGTTCATCCCGCACGACCCCTCGGACCCGCGCCGTGGCGTCCTGGCGGATCGGATCCGTGAGGTCGCGCGCGTCTTCGCGGAGCGGGGCGTGCGGGTGGCGCTGGAGACCGGGCAGGAGACGGCGGACACGCTGGCGGAGTTGCTGGACGACCTGGGCGACACCGGTGTGGGCGTGAACTTCGACCCGGCGAACATGATCCTGTACGGCATGGGCGACCCGGTGCAGGCGTTGCGCCGGCTGGCGCCGTGGGTGCGGCAGGTGCACATCAAGGATGCGATCGCGTCCGGGCGGCCGGGCGAATGGGGCACCGAGGTGCCCGTGGGGGAGGGCCAGGTGGACTGGGCCGCGTTCTTCGATGTGCTGCGTGCAGCGGAGCTGCGTGTGGACCTCGTGATCGAGCGCGAGGCGGGCAACCAGCGCGTCGAGGATGTGCGGCGCGCGCGGGAGGTGATCGCGCGGCACATCGACGTGGCGGACTGA
- a CDS encoding MarR family transcriptional regulator: MSSNRRVLLEELFTELRLEQEATRAFDDAAADLLGINPTDLRCLGVLDRRGPVTATELAREARLTTGATTALIDRLERAGYVRRVRDERDRRRVYVELTDRAREEIARIWGPLGQEGQEVAARYSDEELALIVEYLRTSREVLAKHLERLESMAKSR, from the coding sequence TTGTCAAGTAATCGTCGGGTCCTTCTCGAGGAGCTGTTCACCGAGCTGCGGCTGGAGCAGGAGGCGACGCGGGCGTTCGACGACGCGGCCGCGGACCTGCTGGGGATCAACCCCACGGACCTCCGGTGCCTGGGAGTCCTGGACCGGCGCGGGCCCGTGACGGCGACGGAGCTGGCGCGGGAAGCGCGGTTGACCACCGGCGCGACGACAGCGCTCATCGACCGGCTGGAGCGGGCGGGGTACGTGCGGCGGGTCCGGGATGAGCGGGACCGGCGGCGGGTGTACGTGGAGCTGACGGACCGGGCGCGTGAGGAGATCGCGCGGATCTGGGGCCCCCTGGGGCAGGAGGGGCAGGAGGTCGCCGCGCGGTATTCGGACGAGGAGCTGGCGCTGATCGTGGAGTATCTGAGGACCAGTCGGGAGGTGCTGGCCAAGCACCTCGAGCGGCTGGAGTCGATGGCGAAGTCGCGATGA
- a CDS encoding monooxygenase: MRALIIGAGIGGPAAAVALQRAGIEPIICEARAATASSTGLFLGLGINGMHVLRELGLLDEVLSRGAVPTPWLEFFSATGRRLGAVPMGRLDERTPSVTLTRSALQEALVEAARDRGITIHHGRRFVEYREATNGVVARFEDGGEIEADLLVAADGIHSAVRRAAFPDAPAPSYAGLLNLGGFVRDSGLPPTPDAMRMVWGWRAFFGYTVQENGEAWWFANVGEARAPRRGELEAVSTEEWRRRLLALFADDAPFIARLIEATPEITATSIHDLPSLPAWHRGRVVLMGDAAHAVSPSSGQGASLALEDAIVLAKCLRDVTPVESALARYEALRRPRAERIVADGRRRGTYKALRSRAAVRLRDLVMPLALRVFANGQRLAWIHDYRVRWDEPVTGRAA; the protein is encoded by the coding sequence ATGCGAGCACTGATCATTGGCGCCGGCATCGGCGGCCCCGCCGCGGCGGTGGCGCTCCAGCGCGCCGGCATCGAGCCCATCATCTGCGAGGCGCGGGCCGCGACCGCCAGCTCGACAGGGCTCTTCCTCGGCCTGGGGATCAACGGCATGCACGTGTTGCGTGAGCTGGGCCTCCTGGACGAGGTCCTGAGCCGCGGCGCGGTCCCGACCCCCTGGCTGGAGTTCTTCAGCGCGACTGGCCGGCGCCTGGGCGCGGTGCCGATGGGCCGGCTGGATGAACGCACGCCGAGCGTCACGCTCACGCGGAGCGCCCTCCAGGAGGCGCTGGTGGAGGCCGCGCGGGACCGGGGGATCACGATCCACCACGGCCGACGCTTCGTCGAGTACCGCGAAGCGACGAACGGCGTCGTGGCGCGGTTCGAGGACGGCGGCGAGATCGAGGCGGATCTGCTCGTCGCTGCGGACGGGATCCACTCCGCCGTGCGCCGCGCCGCGTTCCCGGACGCGCCCGCGCCCAGCTACGCGGGGCTGCTGAACCTCGGCGGGTTCGTACGGGATTCGGGTCTGCCGCCCACGCCGGATGCGATGCGCATGGTCTGGGGGTGGCGCGCGTTCTTCGGCTACACCGTGCAGGAGAACGGCGAGGCCTGGTGGTTCGCGAACGTGGGAGAGGCGCGCGCGCCCCGGCGCGGGGAGCTGGAGGCAGTGTCCACGGAAGAGTGGCGACGACGTCTCCTCGCCCTCTTCGCGGACGACGCGCCGTTCATCGCCCGGCTGATCGAGGCGACGCCGGAGATCACCGCGACGTCCATCCACGACCTGCCGTCGCTCCCCGCGTGGCATCGCGGCCGCGTGGTTCTCATGGGCGACGCTGCGCACGCGGTCTCGCCGAGCTCCGGGCAGGGCGCCTCGCTCGCGCTCGAGGATGCGATCGTGCTGGCGAAGTGCCTGCGCGACGTCACGCCGGTCGAATCCGCGCTCGCGCGCTACGAGGCGCTGCGTCGGCCGCGCGCGGAGCGGATCGTGGCGGACGGCCGCCGCCGGGGCACGTACAAGGCGCTGCGGAGCCGCGCCGCGGTCCGGCTGCGCGACCTGGTCATGCCGCTCGCGCTGCGCGTCTTCGCCAACGGGCAGCGGCTGGCGTGGATCCACGACTACCGCGTGCGTTGGGACGAGCCGGTCACGGGTCGGGCGGCGTGA
- a CDS encoding cupin domain-containing protein codes for MSHEGGSNDVARARSETKAAAVVRPADAVPMRELPVGRGAAMQVLLGPDEGAPNFVLRRFRMEQGGGIPAHTNEVEHEQYVLRGRARITIAGEVHEVGPDDTLYIPAGTPHSYEVIEGPFEFICVVPNAPDRMRVLDESC; via the coding sequence ATGAGCCACGAAGGCGGATCGAACGACGTCGCCCGTGCTCGCTCCGAAACGAAGGCCGCGGCCGTGGTCCGGCCGGCCGATGCGGTGCCGATGCGCGAACTCCCCGTGGGCCGCGGCGCAGCGATGCAGGTGTTGCTCGGCCCGGACGAGGGCGCGCCGAACTTCGTGCTGCGACGCTTCCGCATGGAGCAGGGCGGCGGCATCCCCGCGCACACCAACGAGGTCGAGCACGAGCAGTACGTGCTCCGCGGGCGCGCGCGCATCACGATCGCGGGCGAGGTCCACGAGGTGGGGCCAGACGACACGCTGTACATCCCCGCCGGCACGCCGCACTCCTACGAGGTGATCGAGGGGCCGTTCGAGTTCATCTGCGTGGTGCCGAACGCGCCGGACCGGATGCGGGTGCTCGACGAATCCTGCTGA
- a CDS encoding S9 family peptidase, protein MPISCRIHVILLASAVSLSPLAVPTSLHAALRQEPRAQAAQPRPLAAQDLFALRRIGSPVVSPDGEWVAYTITTLLEKQDRSETRIWMAPAAGGEALPLTAEGVSSSSPQWSPDGRWLGFLSARNGGETQVWVLDRRGGEAQQLTDVKQGVSGFVWSPDGKRLALLIRDADEQAKASADSAADRDRPKPWVIDRIQFKRDGQGYLDRRRTHVYVFDVATKALRQLTFGDYDDSSPVWSPDGRWIAFVSNRDADPDTTVNTDVWVVPVPETIEPVPAGDEASAAGGVTPRRLTTSPGRDHSPTWSPDGRWIAYVTDASTTPAGLAYGITALAMVNVDGDPAPRRLARALDRSVASPRFTPDGRGVLVLLRDEGRRPLVRVDIETDEVTPVVGGETSVGAYDVNAHGVIAALVSEPHVPGEVFAGRLGGELRRITSVNDSLMATLRLGAVEKTRFRSKDGTPVDAFIVKPPDFRPGVRYPTILWIHGGPTAQHDWGFDFTAQLFAANGYVVVLTNYRGSDGYGSAFAEAVFRRWDGKPLEDLLAAVDHAIAMGIADPDRLGVGGWSFGGIMTNIIITNTTRFKAAMTGASEVLYASNYGHDHYQWLWEVEYGFPWRDPRLWERISPFYKLERIRTPTLIMGGEKDWNVPIINSEQLYQGLRRLGRTTQLVVYPGETHSIRRPSFQKDRYERWLAWFDRYVKGTAAAAAQ, encoded by the coding sequence ATGCCGATCTCCTGCCGTATCCACGTGATTCTGCTCGCCAGCGCGGTTTCACTGTCGCCGCTCGCGGTGCCGACGTCGCTGCACGCCGCCCTCCGGCAGGAGCCGCGTGCGCAAGCGGCGCAGCCTCGCCCGCTGGCCGCGCAGGACCTGTTCGCGCTGCGGCGCATCGGCTCGCCCGTCGTCAGCCCGGACGGCGAGTGGGTCGCCTACACGATCACCACGCTGCTCGAGAAGCAGGACCGCAGCGAGACGCGCATCTGGATGGCGCCCGCCGCCGGCGGCGAGGCGCTGCCGCTCACGGCGGAAGGGGTTTCGTCCTCCAGTCCGCAGTGGAGTCCGGATGGCCGCTGGCTCGGCTTCCTCTCCGCCCGCAACGGCGGCGAGACGCAGGTCTGGGTGCTCGACCGCCGTGGCGGCGAAGCGCAGCAGCTCACGGACGTGAAGCAGGGCGTGAGCGGATTCGTGTGGTCACCGGATGGCAAGCGGCTGGCGCTACTGATCCGTGATGCGGATGAGCAGGCGAAGGCGAGCGCGGATTCCGCCGCGGACCGCGACCGCCCGAAGCCCTGGGTCATCGACCGCATCCAGTTCAAGCGCGACGGCCAGGGTTACCTGGACCGCCGCCGCACGCACGTCTACGTCTTCGATGTTGCAACGAAGGCGCTGCGTCAGCTCACCTTCGGCGACTACGACGACTCCTCGCCCGTCTGGAGCCCGGACGGCCGCTGGATCGCCTTCGTGAGCAACCGCGACGCTGACCCGGACACCACCGTGAACACGGACGTGTGGGTCGTGCCGGTTCCGGAAACCATCGAGCCGGTGCCTGCCGGCGATGAGGCGAGCGCCGCCGGGGGCGTCACGCCGCGCCGGCTCACGACGTCGCCCGGCCGCGACCACTCGCCCACGTGGAGCCCTGACGGCCGCTGGATCGCGTATGTGACCGATGCGTCCACCACGCCGGCCGGGCTGGCCTACGGCATTACCGCGCTCGCGATGGTGAACGTCGACGGCGACCCGGCGCCGCGCCGGCTCGCGCGCGCCCTCGACCGCAGCGTCGCCTCTCCGCGCTTCACGCCGGACGGTCGCGGCGTTCTCGTCCTGCTACGCGACGAGGGTCGCCGCCCACTCGTGCGTGTGGACATCGAGACGGACGAGGTCACGCCCGTGGTCGGCGGTGAGACGAGCGTCGGCGCGTACGACGTGAACGCGCACGGCGTCATCGCCGCGCTGGTGAGCGAGCCGCACGTGCCGGGCGAAGTGTTCGCGGGCCGGTTGGGCGGCGAGCTCCGCCGTATCACCAGCGTCAACGACTCGCTGATGGCGACGCTGCGGCTCGGCGCCGTCGAGAAGACGCGCTTCCGCAGCAAGGACGGCACGCCGGTGGACGCGTTCATCGTCAAGCCGCCGGACTTCCGGCCCGGCGTGCGCTACCCCACCATCCTCTGGATCCACGGCGGGCCGACGGCGCAGCACGACTGGGGCTTCGATTTCACCGCACAGCTCTTCGCCGCGAACGGTTACGTCGTCGTGCTGACCAACTACCGCGGCTCCGACGGCTACGGCAGCGCGTTCGCCGAGGCCGTGTTCCGCCGCTGGGACGGCAAGCCGCTCGAGGACCTGCTCGCCGCCGTGGACCACGCCATCGCGATGGGCATCGCGGATCCGGACCGGCTGGGCGTCGGCGGCTGGTCGTTCGGCGGCATCATGACCAACATCATCATCACGAACACCACGCGCTTCAAGGCTGCGATGACCGGCGCGAGCGAGGTGCTCTACGCCTCCAACTACGGCCACGACCACTACCAGTGGCTGTGGGAGGTCGAGTACGGCTTCCCCTGGCGGGATCCGCGGCTGTGGGAGCGCATCTCGCCGTTCTACAAGCTCGAGCGCATCCGCACGCCCACGCTGATCATGGGCGGCGAGAAGGACTGGAACGTGCCGATCATCAACTCGGAGCAGCTCTACCAGGGGCTGCGCCGGCTGGGGCGGACGACGCAGCTCGTCGTCTACCCGGGCGAGACGCACAGCATCCGGCGTCCGTCGTTCCAGAAGGACCGCTACGAGCGCTGGCTCGCGTGGTTCGACAGGTACGTGAAGGGGACGGCTGCAGCGGCGGCGCAGTGA
- a CDS encoding 2-oxoglutarate ferredoxin oxidoreductase subunit beta, whose product MTSIAKPAVRHPGLPTNKLGLTRRDYEGAMSTLCAGCGHDSITAAIVQAFFELDIEPHRAAKLSGIGCSSKTPAYFLGQSHGFNAVHGRMPAVATGANAANRSLVYIGVSGDGDSLSIGLGQMCHAIRRNLDICYIIENNGVYGLTKGQFSASADVGSKAKRGDVNELPPIDPVLLALTLGATFVARSFSGDKKHLVPILKAALTHKGFALVDVISPCVTFNDHEGSTKSYRYTRQHMEDLAPIDFVPVRREITADSEPGTVMAVTMHDGSVVRFRRVAEDYDPTDRDAAYAYVRRVLERGEVPTGLLYVQPDSRDMHAINRTVDRPLVELPYEELCPGAEALERLMEEYR is encoded by the coding sequence CCGCGACTACGAGGGCGCGATGTCCACGCTCTGCGCGGGCTGTGGGCACGACTCCATCACCGCAGCGATCGTACAGGCGTTCTTCGAGCTGGACATCGAGCCGCACCGGGCCGCGAAGCTCAGCGGCATCGGCTGCTCGTCCAAGACGCCCGCGTACTTCCTCGGCCAGTCCCACGGCTTCAACGCGGTACACGGCCGCATGCCCGCCGTTGCGACCGGCGCCAACGCGGCGAACCGCAGCCTCGTCTACATCGGCGTCTCGGGAGACGGCGACTCGCTCTCCATCGGCCTCGGGCAGATGTGCCACGCGATCCGCCGCAACCTGGACATCTGCTACATCATCGAGAACAACGGCGTCTACGGCCTGACCAAGGGCCAGTTCTCCGCGTCGGCGGACGTGGGCTCGAAGGCGAAGCGCGGTGATGTCAACGAATTGCCGCCGATCGACCCGGTGCTGCTGGCGCTCACGCTGGGCGCGACGTTCGTCGCGCGCAGCTTCTCGGGCGACAAGAAGCACCTGGTGCCCATCCTCAAGGCCGCGCTCACGCACAAGGGCTTCGCGCTGGTGGACGTGATCTCGCCCTGCGTCACGTTCAACGACCACGAGGGCTCGACCAAGAGCTACCGGTACACGCGCCAGCACATGGAGGACCTGGCGCCCATCGACTTCGTGCCGGTGCGGCGCGAGATCACGGCGGATTCGGAGCCGGGCACGGTGATGGCCGTGACGATGCACGACGGCAGCGTGGTGCGGTTCCGGCGTGTGGCGGAGGACTACGACCCGACGGACCGGGACGCCGCGTACGCCTACGTCCGGCGCGTGCTGGAGCGGGGCGAGGTGCCGACGGGGCTGCTGTACGTGCAGCCGGACTCCAGGGACATGCACGCCATCAACCGCACGGTGGACCGGCCGCTGGTCGAGCTGCCCTATGAGGAGCTGTGCCCCGGGGCGGAGGCGCTGGAGCGGTTGATGGAGGAGTACCGGTAG